One window of the Lactobacillus sp. PV034 genome contains the following:
- a CDS encoding TetR/AcrR family transcriptional regulator, whose translation MARRKEIDKEKILDGAYKLAVKDGIESLTARNIAKAVHCSTQPIYLEFENMTDLRNQVLGRISNELKTNTLQQNFTAEPLIDLALSYIYFAKDHVGLFRAMFVDGKFGSKLISDTLMDLGTEKFKQQFDASEFSNERIRHIVITTWVSATGIAALQINQTVDFSQDQMINVLEAQVHDAMLNDRLTNTEESPLFAADDAASLAEKLS comes from the coding sequence TTGGCTAGAAGAAAAGAAATTGATAAAGAAAAAATATTAGATGGTGCCTATAAGCTGGCAGTTAAAGACGGAATTGAAAGTTTAACCGCAAGAAATATTGCCAAGGCGGTTCACTGTTCAACTCAACCTATTTATTTAGAATTTGAAAATATGACTGATTTGCGTAATCAAGTTTTAGGCAGAATTAGTAATGAATTAAAGACTAACACCTTGCAGCAAAACTTTACTGCTGAACCATTAATTGATTTAGCCTTATCATACATTTACTTTGCTAAAGACCATGTTGGCCTTTTCCGTGCAATGTTTGTTGATGGTAAGTTTGGTAGTAAGCTCATTTCAGACACTTTGATGGACTTAGGTACTGAGAAGTTTAAACAACAATTTGATGCAAGCGAATTTTCAAATGAAAGAATTCGTCATATTGTAATTACTACTTGGGTTTCAGCAACTGGTATTGCAGCTTTGCAAATTAATCAAACTGTTGACTTTAGTCAAGATCAAATGATTAATGTTTTAGAAGCACAAGTTCATGATGCTATGCTTAATGATCGTCTTACTAATACTGAAGAAAGTCCATTATTTGCAGCAGACGATGCCGCTTCTTTAGCTGAAAAATTAAGCTAA
- a CDS encoding C69 family dipeptidase: MINKIGRSSCTSILIGKNASIDGSVIIGRNEDAKTAWPKHLAFNAHRSIKNNKFSSKDNKFSISLPEVAYAYSSTPEWTDKYGVFEEDGINEYHVAMSATESAYANDRVQALDPFNTKDGILEEAMVTVVLPYVKTARAGVERLGKIVQKHGSAEANGILFADRDEAWYMEIGSGHHYVAQRIPDDSYAVVANQLAIELIDFDDPDNFITSPGIREFVYQNHLWPEDQPFNFRKIFGTHDDSDLAYNTPRVWSGQKLLTPSIAQNPESFELPFLQKPDYPIAIEEAQRVLSDHFNGTEYDLTKSKNKNNATFRPISVATTQESHLLQLRNDEMIHWLAMGIAAQSVYIPFYPQGTEVPTMFKYGKKEFTSNSAYWVFKEASVLVDRNWSKYSTYLRNTQSETNAALIKTRVDYDNKLHQTNDKDAQLQLINEANKKLANIAIKNYQALIAKLITLQTEDSPLRFQMDPNL; the protein is encoded by the coding sequence ATGATAAATAAAATTGGGCGCTCCTCTTGTACTTCCATTTTAATTGGCAAAAATGCTAGTATTGATGGAAGTGTCATTATTGGGCGTAACGAAGACGCAAAAACAGCCTGGCCTAAACACCTAGCATTCAATGCCCATCGCAGTATTAAAAACAATAAATTTAGTTCAAAGGATAATAAATTCTCTATTTCTTTACCAGAGGTTGCTTACGCATATTCTTCTACTCCAGAATGGACAGATAAATATGGTGTCTTTGAAGAAGATGGCATCAATGAATACCATGTTGCCATGAGTGCTACAGAAAGTGCTTATGCTAACGATCGTGTTCAAGCTCTAGATCCTTTTAATACTAAAGATGGAATTTTAGAAGAAGCAATGGTTACTGTAGTTCTTCCTTATGTAAAAACGGCTCGTGCCGGTGTAGAACGTTTAGGAAAAATTGTTCAAAAACACGGCTCCGCAGAAGCAAACGGTATTTTATTTGCTGATCGTGATGAAGCATGGTACATGGAGATTGGCTCAGGGCACCACTATGTAGCTCAACGAATCCCAGATGATTCTTATGCAGTAGTTGCTAACCAATTAGCAATTGAATTAATAGACTTTGATGATCCGGATAACTTTATTACTTCTCCAGGAATTAGAGAATTTGTATATCAAAACCATCTTTGGCCAGAAGATCAGCCATTTAATTTTAGAAAAATTTTTGGTACTCATGACGATTCAGACTTAGCATATAACACTCCACGTGTCTGGTCTGGTCAAAAATTACTAACCCCTTCAATTGCACAAAATCCTGAAAGTTTTGAACTACCATTTTTACAAAAGCCAGATTATCCAATTGCCATTGAAGAAGCTCAACGAGTGCTTAGCGATCATTTCAACGGAACTGAATATGATTTAACTAAAAGTAAAAATAAGAATAATGCTACTTTTAGACCGATTAGTGTTGCTACTACGCAAGAATCTCACTTACTTCAACTACGCAATGATGAAATGATTCACTGGCTTGCAATGGGAATTGCTGCTCAAAGTGTTTATATTCCCTTTTACCCTCAAGGAACTGAAGTTCCAACCATGTTTAAATATGGCAAAAAAGAATTCACTTCTAATTCAGCTTACTGGGTCTTTAAAGAGGCAAGTGTGCTAGTTGACCGAAATTGGAGTAAATATTCCACTTATTTAAGAAATACCCAAAGTGAAACTAATGCAGCTCTCATTAAAACTCGGGTAGACTATGATAATAAGTTGCACCAAACTAATGACAAAGATGCGCAATTGCAGTTAATAAATGAAGCTAATAAAAAATTAGCAAACATTGCTATTAAAAATTATCAAGCTTTGATTGCTAAGCTTATTACCCTTCAAACTGAGGATTCACCACTTCGTTTTCAAATGGATCCTAACTTATAA
- a CDS encoding glycerophosphodiester phosphodiesterase encodes MKKFFQDIKVYSEYFRNYIWRYLLLFIGLELFDVLLIIPIFRALATITLQASAIPFISYQNIITILTTHSLVALALLLELICLILIIYGQFTFLMVAVKNISLSFNKVLLQTWIAVKRIRLGSLLLLMAYFVLIVPFADLVFRTPLLAKIQIPEFILDYMMRKPVFCVSMLIIYSIILILGARLLLTLPIMAFKGQSSWSAMKKSWKLTSKKTWWAIISRLIAVSVLSIGILAAYDGSLLLCQFLWNTWGKSWDQIFIYLNLLLVQFGSVLVLTWSGVVSFFIIFQPLHLQLEYSNKKSLKINWRFCIISLVVYLVAISSATCDNVFYLQQFTHHQPLIISHRGVSAKNGVQNTITALKKTAKLHPDYVEIDVHETKDNQFVVMHDENLKQLAKVNKKPKELTLKQLEKIRLREDGHQAKIASLDNYLKAANRFHQKLLIEIKTTPQDSKLMLSRFNQKYGSLIKHRHYQVQSLDYSVIERLHKLDDQIFVLYIQPYNFTYPYSLADGYAMEYSTLNSDFITQAHLQHKPVYAWTVNNSGVMKQMMIEGVDGIITDNVSLLRRNIKNFEGNHSTVSQLLNYIIVLPNPWN; translated from the coding sequence ATGAAAAAATTTTTTCAAGATATCAAAGTATATTCAGAATATTTTAGAAACTATATTTGGCGCTATTTATTACTTTTTATTGGCTTAGAGCTTTTTGATGTATTACTCATAATCCCGATTTTTCGAGCTCTTGCTACTATTACGCTTCAAGCAAGTGCAATTCCATTTATCTCCTATCAGAATATTATTACTATTTTAACAACTCACAGTTTAGTTGCACTTGCCCTATTGTTAGAATTAATCTGTTTAATTTTAATAATTTATGGTCAATTTACTTTCTTAATGGTTGCGGTAAAAAATATTTCTCTTAGCTTTAACAAAGTATTACTGCAAACTTGGATTGCGGTGAAAAGAATACGCTTAGGTTCACTTTTATTACTAATGGCGTATTTTGTTCTAATCGTTCCTTTTGCTGATTTAGTATTTCGGACTCCGCTTCTTGCAAAAATTCAAATTCCGGAATTTATATTAGATTACATGATGCGTAAGCCGGTATTTTGCGTCAGTATGTTAATAATTTATAGTATTATCTTGATTTTAGGTGCTAGGTTATTATTAACGTTGCCAATAATGGCATTTAAAGGACAGTCAAGTTGGTCAGCCATGAAAAAAAGTTGGAAGCTAACTTCTAAAAAGACATGGTGGGCTATTATAAGTAGACTCATTGCAGTATCGGTTTTAAGTATAGGAATTTTAGCAGCTTATGATGGAAGCTTACTTTTATGTCAATTTCTGTGGAATACTTGGGGTAAAAGTTGGGATCAAATTTTTATTTATTTAAACTTATTATTGGTACAGTTCGGCTCCGTACTTGTATTAACTTGGTCAGGGGTGGTCTCATTTTTTATTATCTTCCAGCCATTGCATTTACAACTTGAATATTCTAATAAAAAATCTTTAAAAATAAATTGGCGCTTTTGTATTATCAGCTTAGTTGTCTATTTAGTTGCAATTAGCAGTGCCACTTGTGATAACGTATTTTACCTTCAGCAATTCACTCATCATCAACCTTTGATCATTTCACATCGAGGAGTAAGTGCAAAAAATGGCGTCCAGAATACTATTACAGCTTTGAAAAAGACAGCGAAATTACATCCTGATTATGTTGAAATTGATGTTCATGAAACTAAAGACAATCAGTTTGTGGTAATGCATGATGAAAATCTTAAGCAACTTGCAAAAGTGAATAAAAAGCCAAAAGAGTTAACACTTAAGCAATTAGAAAAAATAAGGCTTAGAGAAGATGGTCATCAAGCTAAAATTGCTAGCTTAGATAATTATTTAAAAGCTGCAAATCGTTTTCACCAGAAGTTATTAATTGAAATAAAAACAACTCCTCAAGATTCAAAATTAATGCTATCTCGTTTTAATCAAAAATATGGTTCTTTGATTAAGCACCGTCATTATCAAGTTCAGTCATTAGATTATAGTGTAATTGAACGCTTGCATAAGTTAGATGATCAAATCTTTGTGCTTTATATTCAGCCCTATAATTTTACTTATCCTTACAGCTTAGCTGATGGATATGCTATGGAATATTCTACTTTAAATAGTGATTTTATCACGCAAGCACATTTGCAGCACAAACCAGTTTATGCGTGGACTGTAAATAATTCTGGGGTAATGAAGCAGATGATGATTGAGGGTGTAGATGGAATTATTACTGATAATGTTAGTTTGTTACGAAGAAATATTAAAAATTTTGAGGGAAATCATTCGACAGTTAGTCAGTTGCTAAACTACATCATTGTTCTGCCTAATCCTTGGAATTAG
- a CDS encoding TetR/AcrR family transcriptional regulator, with protein sequence MVKSTFHNLSDEKKKRVSEALLREFSEYPLAQAQVARIVKDAQIARGAFYKYFDDLEDAYTYIYGQAMQSIHLGVGKMMHKFDEQAFYQMTVSFIEETSNSKYYELIKLHLSCNDQLIHSNRMEKSRKTLPLNAQIWSAMILSHEVVNLVLFDPENKEKYLERYKTSLNLLKSGD encoded by the coding sequence ATGGTTAAAAGTACATTTCATAATTTGTCAGATGAAAAGAAAAAACGTGTATCTGAGGCGTTGTTGCGGGAATTTAGTGAGTATCCATTAGCACAAGCGCAAGTGGCACGAATTGTAAAAGATGCGCAAATTGCACGTGGAGCTTTTTATAAATACTTTGATGATTTAGAAGATGCCTATACCTATATTTATGGACAGGCTATGCAAAGTATTCATTTAGGAGTTGGTAAAATGATGCATAAATTTGATGAGCAGGCATTTTACCAAATGACAGTGAGTTTTATAGAGGAGACTAGTAATAGTAAGTATTACGAATTAATTAAGTTACATTTATCATGTAATGACCAGCTAATTCACTCTAATCGAATGGAAAAAAGTAGAAAAACACTGCCACTAAATGCGCAAATATGGAGTGCAATGATTTTAAGCCATGAAGTTGTGAATCTTGTTTTATTTGATCCGGAAAATAAAGAAAAATACCTAGAACGATATAAAACAAGTTTGAATTTGTTAAAAAGTGGTGACTAA
- a CDS encoding NADPH-dependent FMN reductase translates to MKLLAIVGTNADFSYNRLVEEFIAKRYKDQADIEVFEIADLPRFKKEGEPDKKVKEFRKKILKADGIIISTPEYDHSIPSSLKSALEWTGSHALGDGNVMKGKPVMVLGASLGMQGASRAQEELREILLSPDQSANVLPGNEVLIGRAPSKFDKESGDLLDEATEKLIDTTFKNFVTFVNQATK, encoded by the coding sequence ATGAAATTACTTGCTATTGTTGGTACTAACGCAGATTTTTCTTATAACCGTCTTGTAGAAGAATTTATAGCAAAGCGTTATAAGGATCAAGCTGATATTGAAGTTTTTGAAATTGCCGATTTACCTCGCTTCAAAAAAGAAGGCGAACCAGATAAAAAGGTTAAAGAATTTAGAAAAAAGATTCTTAAAGCCGATGGGATTATTATCTCTACTCCAGAATATGACCACAGTATTCCTTCATCATTGAAGAGTGCATTAGAATGGACCGGTAGCCATGCTTTAGGTGATGGCAATGTAATGAAGGGTAAGCCGGTAATGGTTTTAGGTGCTTCTTTGGGGATGCAAGGTGCTTCACGTGCTCAAGAAGAATTACGTGAAATCTTACTTTCTCCTGATCAAAGCGCTAATGTTTTACCAGGAAACGAAGTTTTAATTGGACGCGCACCAAGTAAGTTTGACAAAGAATCTGGTGATTTGTTGGATGAAGCAACTGAAAAGCTTATTGATACAACATTTAAGAATTTTGTCACTTTTGTAAATCAAGCAACAAAATAA
- a CDS encoding multidrug effflux MFS transporter → MSNLKKSWIIFILGTLSAFGPLSLDMYASALPDLQKDLSTTASLTQLSITTCLFGLAFGQIMFGPLTDRIGRKKPTLISLLVFTLSSLALALSPNIYFFVGFRLIQGLAGSVGIVTSKAMCSDIFKGKEFAHYFYLLMAVNSIFPVIAPTIGGFFLLFSDWRLIFITLAIIGLLLFFSVLGFKETLTQTNSHRDKLGSQFKQILKNPIFISFTLVSTLMTGALYAYIAGSSFMLQDLFKISAFSFSLLYAVNGIGQVVFTWLGSKLVQKFKQEKVLFGGIIIAILAAISLLITLLLPHRLDYVVLPLFLIVSIVGVGNPLGSALALEQERDLAGTASAIIGLTQNLLGGFISPLVGMAGTTTYAPMSWIILICEVSALIFWYIGNYPLTHKKDN, encoded by the coding sequence ATGAGCAATCTAAAGAAAAGCTGGATCATTTTTATTCTCGGAACTCTTTCTGCCTTTGGCCCACTTTCCTTAGACATGTATGCTTCCGCCTTACCCGACTTACAAAAAGATTTATCTACCACTGCTTCACTAACCCAATTATCTATTACAACTTGCTTATTTGGATTAGCCTTTGGACAAATTATGTTTGGTCCCTTAACAGATCGAATTGGTCGCAAAAAGCCAACGCTTATTAGTCTTTTAGTATTCACACTTTCATCATTAGCTTTAGCCCTTAGTCCTAATATTTACTTTTTTGTTGGATTTCGTTTAATACAAGGACTAGCTGGCTCTGTGGGAATTGTTACCTCAAAAGCAATGTGTTCTGATATCTTTAAGGGAAAAGAATTTGCCCACTACTTTTATCTTTTAATGGCCGTTAATAGTATTTTCCCCGTTATTGCGCCAACAATTGGAGGATTCTTTCTCTTGTTTAGTGACTGGCGTCTAATCTTTATTACCCTGGCAATAATCGGTTTATTACTATTCTTTAGTGTATTGGGTTTTAAAGAAACTCTTACACAAACTAATTCACATAGAGATAAGTTAGGCTCTCAATTTAAGCAAATCCTTAAAAATCCTATTTTTATTTCTTTTACTCTAGTAAGCACGCTAATGACTGGTGCCCTCTATGCTTACATTGCAGGTTCCAGTTTTATGCTACAAGATCTATTCAAGATATCTGCTTTTTCTTTTAGCCTTTTATATGCAGTTAACGGAATTGGTCAAGTTGTCTTCACTTGGCTAGGATCAAAACTAGTCCAAAAATTTAAACAAGAAAAAGTTCTCTTTGGTGGAATAATTATTGCAATATTAGCAGCCATAAGTTTACTTATTACCCTGCTCTTACCACATCGCTTAGATTACGTAGTCTTGCCATTGTTCTTAATAGTTTCAATAGTAGGAGTTGGAAATCCTCTTGGATCTGCTCTAGCGCTAGAGCAAGAACGTGACTTAGCAGGTACGGCATCAGCTATTATTGGGCTTACGCAAAATCTACTAGGTGGCTTTATCTCACCTTTAGTTGGGATGGCTGGTACTACTACTTATGCTCCCATGAGCTGGATAATTTTAATTTGTGAAGTTAGTGCTCTAATTTTCTGGTACATTGGGAATTATCCTTTAACTCATAAAAAAGATAATTAA
- a CDS encoding ABC transporter permease, with amino-acid sequence MFLALKEIKYEKFRYGLITFMIFLIAYLIFMLSSLSVGLASENTQALKSWHVQSVVLNSNSNINLTQSLLTKDDVKNIKLGNDSAYVGLVPVVVKMPKQETQSAQFIGLDKSQYIYKNLSLESGRRAKTNQEVAVDTSFKDDGYKLGDKITLNGGKDKYKIVGFVNDAKINIAPIIYGNIATWKKLRPLAHNVVASGIMSQKKLNEKTDNIASYGVKTFINKLPGYSAQNMTFELMIGFLFVISLIVIAVFLYILTIQKLPNYAVLRAQGIPTRTLISATISQSVILTFAGTLIAWIIMYLMTLIIPPVVPLDFAPWIMISGFVGMLVMGIIGGLIPIRSIVKIDPAKAIG; translated from the coding sequence ATGTTTTTAGCATTGAAAGAGATTAAATATGAGAAGTTTAGGTATGGCTTAATTACCTTTATGATATTCTTAATTGCTTATTTAATTTTTATGTTATCTTCACTATCAGTTGGATTAGCCTCTGAAAATACTCAAGCGCTTAAAAGTTGGCACGTTCAATCAGTGGTACTTAATTCAAATTCAAATATTAACTTAACGCAGTCTTTGTTAACTAAAGATGATGTAAAAAATATAAAACTAGGCAATGATAGTGCTTATGTGGGTTTGGTTCCAGTAGTAGTAAAAATGCCGAAGCAAGAAACACAATCTGCACAATTTATCGGGTTAGATAAAAGCCAATATATTTACAAAAATTTATCTTTAGAAAGTGGTAGAAGAGCAAAGACTAATCAAGAAGTCGCTGTGGATACAAGTTTTAAAGATGATGGTTATAAATTAGGCGACAAAATTACTCTGAATGGTGGAAAAGATAAATATAAGATTGTTGGCTTTGTAAATGATGCCAAGATTAATATTGCTCCAATTATTTATGGAAATATAGCTACTTGGAAGAAGCTGCGCCCTTTGGCACACAATGTAGTAGCTTCAGGAATAATGTCACAAAAGAAACTTAATGAGAAAACCGACAATATTGCTAGCTATGGTGTAAAAACTTTTATCAATAAGTTACCAGGATATTCGGCACAAAATATGACTTTTGAATTAATGATAGGATTTTTATTTGTCATTTCTTTAATTGTAATTGCGGTTTTCCTATATATTTTGACAATTCAAAAGTTACCTAACTATGCAGTATTACGTGCCCAAGGAATCCCAACTCGGACTTTAATCAGCGCAACTATCAGTCAATCGGTAATTTTGACATTTGCCGGAACTTTAATTGCGTGGATAATAATGTACCTAATGACATTGATAATTCCTCCGGTAGTACCGCTTGATTTTGCTCCTTGGATTATGATCTCTGGTTTCGTAGGAATGTTAGTAATGGGCATAATTGGTGGTTTAATTCCAATTCGCTCCATTGTAAAAATTGATCCTGCAAAAGCAATAGGTTAA
- a CDS encoding tyrosine-protein phosphatase encodes MFEPLVLPLNKVANVRDLGAYYGFNGRAIKRHKLLRSGKLFRLPQDDMTFFENYGLKKIIDFRTSLECEKEPDSVPAGVEYIHLAVHEEKKLGVPDQDKEKLKKTYSFDQYAGFKVMCHQYRKTVRSTYSQAVYRKFFEILANNEDGAVLYHCSEGKDRTGIATYYLLHILGVDGYVIRDDYLFSNYELDSYRKKVDTLALTNGSNQYVRANLRSLASVANEYLDSALILINNEYGGLDNYLKESIGIDQAMIERLRELYLEPKI; translated from the coding sequence ATGTTTGAACCTCTTGTTTTACCTTTAAATAAGGTGGCTAATGTACGTGATTTAGGTGCATATTATGGCTTTAATGGACGAGCAATCAAAAGACACAAATTATTGAGAAGTGGAAAATTATTCAGGCTACCACAAGATGACATGACTTTCTTTGAAAATTATGGTCTCAAAAAAATTATTGATTTTAGAACTTCATTAGAATGTGAAAAGGAACCAGATTCAGTCCCTGCAGGAGTAGAGTATATTCATTTAGCAGTACATGAAGAGAAAAAATTAGGTGTACCAGATCAAGATAAGGAAAAACTAAAAAAGACCTATAGTTTTGATCAATATGCTGGTTTCAAAGTGATGTGTCATCAATATCGTAAAACTGTTCGTTCAACATATTCGCAGGCTGTCTACCGAAAATTTTTTGAGATCTTGGCTAATAATGAAGATGGCGCAGTTCTTTATCATTGTTCTGAAGGAAAGGATCGAACTGGTATTGCTACGTATTATTTATTACATATTTTAGGTGTAGATGGATATGTGATAAGGGACGATTATTTATTTTCTAATTATGAACTTGATAGTTATCGAAAAAAAGTAGATACACTGGCATTAACAAATGGTTCTAATCAATATGTGCGCGCTAATTTACGTTCACTTGCCAGTGTAGCTAATGAATACTTGGATAGTGCCTTAATTTTAATTAATAATGAATATGGTGGATTAGATAATTATCTTAAAGAAAGTATTGGAATTGATCAGGCGATGATAGAACGCTTGAGAGAACTATATTTAGAACCGAAAATTTAA
- a CDS encoding NADPH-dependent FMN reductase: MKILAIVGSNADHSYNRDLLKFIKKHFTGKYDIELAEVRDLPMFKEGFTDIPDSVKTLSEKVEAADAVLIATPEQQHSVPSSLKSALEWLSSAAHPFKNKPILIVGTSVLPQGSARGQSHLKLVLNSPGFGGIVFDGDEFMLGSAPEQFDKDGNLSEGTVKFMDHFFDEFDAWYAQVTGKNTKSVLAQIFDREG; encoded by the coding sequence ATGAAAATACTTGCTATTGTAGGTAGTAACGCAGATCATTCATATAATAGAGACTTGCTAAAATTTATTAAAAAGCATTTTACTGGTAAATATGATATTGAACTTGCAGAGGTCCGTGATCTTCCAATGTTTAAGGAAGGATTTACAGATATACCTGATAGTGTAAAAACATTAAGTGAAAAGGTAGAAGCAGCAGATGCAGTTTTAATTGCAACCCCTGAACAACAACACTCTGTTCCATCATCACTAAAGAGTGCGCTTGAATGGTTATCTTCAGCTGCACATCCCTTCAAAAATAAGCCTATTTTAATTGTTGGGACTTCAGTTTTGCCTCAAGGTTCAGCACGTGGACAAAGTCACTTGAAGTTAGTACTTAATTCTCCTGGATTTGGTGGCATCGTATTTGATGGTGATGAATTTATGTTAGGTAGTGCACCAGAACAATTTGATAAAGATGGTAATTTATCAGAGGGCACAGTAAAATTCATGGATCATTTCTTTGATGAATTTGATGCTTGGTATGCTCAAGTAACTGGTAAGAATACGAAGAGTGTTTTAGCACAAATATTTGATAGAGAGGGTTAA
- the yaaA gene encoding peroxide stress protein YaaA: MKIIIAPAKKMVIDQDSFPIRSMPDFLDKTQILWDFLKSRDYAQLKDIWRANDKIVKENQLRLQNEDLKKQLTPAIFAYSGLQYQYIGAGVLEQEGLDYLQENLRVVSGLYGLLRPFDGIIPYRLEMQNKLVGFRDYSLYHFWNDRLYQAIYQEDEVVINLASKEYSRLFTPYIKENQQFITIEFLEEKHGKWRQSATHAKMARGAMVRFMAQNQVTNIHELQAFNDFGYHFDEESSTSNKYVFKKEVEVN; encoded by the coding sequence ATGAAAATTATAATTGCGCCAGCTAAAAAGATGGTAATTGATCAAGACAGCTTTCCGATAAGATCAATGCCAGATTTTTTAGATAAAACTCAAATACTATGGGATTTCTTAAAAAGTCGAGACTATGCTCAGTTAAAAGACATTTGGCGAGCAAATGACAAAATTGTCAAAGAAAATCAATTGCGCTTACAAAATGAAGATCTTAAAAAGCAGTTAACGCCAGCAATATTTGCTTATTCAGGCTTGCAATATCAATATATTGGAGCGGGTGTTTTAGAACAAGAAGGGTTAGATTATCTGCAAGAAAATTTACGTGTCGTATCAGGCCTTTACGGGCTTTTGCGCCCTTTTGATGGGATTATACCTTATAGACTAGAGATGCAAAATAAGTTAGTTGGATTTCGAGATTATAGTCTTTATCATTTTTGGAATGACAGGCTATATCAGGCAATCTATCAAGAAGACGAAGTAGTCATTAATTTAGCTTCAAAAGAATATTCTCGACTTTTTACCCCTTATATTAAAGAGAATCAGCAATTTATTACGATTGAATTTTTAGAAGAAAAGCATGGAAAATGGCGACAGTCAGCAACTCATGCAAAAATGGCACGTGGTGCAATGGTTCGCTTTATGGCACAAAATCAAGTAACAAATATACACGAACTTCAGGCATTTAATGATTTTGGTTACCATTTTGATGAGGAAAGTAGCACTTCTAATAAATATGTTTTTAAAAAGGAGGTAGAAGTTAATTAA
- a CDS encoding ABC transporter ATP-binding protein — protein MAAISLKGVSKIYGKGIAQVTALKDINFTADKGEVVLIVGPSGAGKSTFLTIAGALQKPTTGTVMIDNKDVSHLSDKEANNLRLEKIGFVLQAYNLVPYLTVKEQFLLVDKVKKQNNMSHEALTDLIKQLGIDMLVNKYPNEISGGQKQRVAIARALYANPAIILADEPTAALDSKKVEEVGQLFKDLAQKQNKALIIVTHDMRLHKYANKTYQMLDGQLHEEK, from the coding sequence ATGGCGGCAATATCATTAAAGGGTGTAAGTAAGATTTATGGTAAAGGAATTGCTCAAGTTACAGCTTTAAAAGATATTAATTTTACTGCTGATAAGGGGGAAGTGGTTCTTATCGTTGGACCTTCTGGAGCAGGAAAAAGCACTTTTTTAACAATTGCCGGAGCGCTACAAAAACCAACAACTGGAACTGTAATGATTGATAATAAAGATGTTAGTCATCTTAGTGATAAAGAAGCTAATAACTTACGATTAGAAAAAATTGGCTTTGTGCTTCAAGCTTATAATTTAGTGCCTTATCTTACTGTAAAGGAACAGTTTCTCTTAGTTGATAAAGTAAAAAAGCAAAATAATATGTCTCATGAAGCTTTGACGGATTTGATCAAGCAGTTGGGAATTGATATGTTGGTAAACAAATATCCTAATGAAATTTCTGGTGGACAAAAGCAAAGAGTGGCAATTGCTCGTGCGCTTTATGCTAATCCAGCAATTATTTTAGCGGATGAACCAACTGCTGCACTGGATAGTAAAAAAGTAGAAGAAGTTGGTCAATTGTTCAAAGATTTAGCGCAAAAGCAAAATAAAGCTTTAATTATTGTTACTCATGATATGCGCTTACACAAATATGCTAATAAGACTTATCAAATGCTTGATGGTCAATTACATGAAGAGAAATAA
- a CDS encoding histidine phosphatase family protein, with the protein MEVVLLRHGTTELNKARKIQGSRVDPSLSEDGRAYAEKAAKNFDASKFDAVYVSPLKRAQETARIFVGPDIPIKTDKRLEELDYGDWDGKSSQEFKKLYPDAFDHRGLLTDNMYKYNKNAETRKQFEERLADFFDELYKKNPDKKILVVCHGVVSRMIVAHYLTNGDISYFDQMENCGLAKLHISNDQTSLVFWNRVLA; encoded by the coding sequence ATGGAAGTTGTACTCTTGCGGCATGGAACCACTGAATTGAATAAAGCAAGAAAAATTCAGGGATCACGTGTAGATCCTAGTTTAAGCGAGGATGGTCGTGCTTATGCTGAAAAAGCAGCTAAAAATTTTGATGCCTCTAAGTTTGATGCGGTTTACGTTAGTCCACTAAAACGAGCTCAAGAAACAGCAAGAATTTTTGTTGGCCCTGACATTCCTATTAAAACTGATAAACGCTTAGAAGAATTAGATTATGGTGATTGGGATGGAAAGTCTTCTCAGGAGTTTAAAAAACTTTATCCAGATGCTTTTGATCATCGTGGTTTATTAACAGACAATATGTACAAGTATAATAAAAATGCCGAGACGAGAAAGCAATTTGAAGAGCGACTAGCTGATTTCTTCGATGAATTATATAAAAAAAATCCTGATAAAAAGATCTTAGTTGTTTGTCATGGGGTAGTAAGCCGTATGATTGTTGCCCATTATTTAACCAATGGTGATATCAGCTATTTTGACCAAATGGAAAATTGTGGTTTAGCAAAACTGCATATTAGTAACGATCAGACTAGTTTAGTATTTTGGAATAGAGTATTAGCATAA